The Fimbriimonas ginsengisoli Gsoil 348 genome window below encodes:
- a CDS encoding ComEC/Rec2 family competence protein yields MSTLKWSLGASTCIVAGFCLGWISPEPTRITFLSVGQGDCAVMQASGRTILVDAGPVTPHFDAGERIVLPKLRELGVHRVDLILLSHPDMDHVGGTPALLRRFPDATVAMSAVFRRDPEMEKRLQTWGMPASRITWLGPESMGRLGTLTLRLSCPPRGAEANDGSMFVRIGSGPAEAVLSGDAPEPVETRESTIGDWSAQVMKAGHHGSHTASGTTWLHTVHPKWVVVSCGRDNSYGHPHSDTLERITAAGAQIARTDREGDISFEWRGEELVRVP; encoded by the coding sequence TTGTCCACCCTTAAGTGGTCGCTTGGCGCGTCGACCTGCATCGTCGCGGGCTTCTGCTTGGGATGGATTTCCCCGGAGCCAACCCGCATCACGTTCCTCTCCGTGGGCCAGGGCGACTGCGCGGTCATGCAGGCTTCGGGGCGCACCATCTTAGTCGACGCCGGGCCGGTAACTCCTCACTTCGACGCCGGCGAGCGGATCGTGCTGCCCAAACTGCGGGAGCTGGGAGTTCATCGAGTCGACCTTATTCTTCTTTCCCATCCCGATATGGACCACGTCGGCGGAACGCCGGCACTGCTTCGCCGCTTTCCCGATGCCACCGTCGCGATGTCCGCCGTGTTTCGACGCGACCCCGAGATGGAAAAGCGCCTCCAAACCTGGGGAATGCCGGCCAGCAGGATCACCTGGCTCGGGCCGGAATCGATGGGAAGGCTTGGGACCCTAACTCTTCGCCTCTCCTGCCCGCCCCGGGGAGCCGAGGCGAACGACGGTTCCATGTTCGTCCGGATCGGCTCTGGCCCGGCGGAGGCTGTTCTATCCGGCGACGCGCCGGAGCCGGTGGAAACCCGCGAGTCGACGATCGGCGACTGGAGCGCCCAGGTGATGAAGGCCGGCCACCATGGTAGCCATACCGCCTCCGGGACCACCTGGCTGCACACGGTGCACCCGAAGTGGGTTGTCGTAAGCTGCGGCCGAGACAACTCCTACGGCCACCCCCACAGCGACACCCTCGAAAGAATCACCGCCGCCGGCGCCCAAATCGCCCGCACCGACCGGGAGGGCGACATCAGCTTCGAGTGGCGGGGCGAGGAACTTGTGCGAGTCCCCTGA
- a CDS encoding ComEC/Rec2 family competence protein, with translation MPVHGSATVVGIPKVGEYGTTVNMELAGRTWRATLADCPTVGLGDRIEVDGVGLPLREGSERFLLLHGVTGRLQVREAHLLEPGPRLWQYAASWRHSFSDLTAKWLPPESAALTQALCFDLNGELDPKTTDRLRQTGTIHVVSASGLHVFLIAASLMGLLSLLPIPRGAQVLLVGLLLTMYAGATGLSPPVVRAVLMSIVGLSAYLFRRERDALSALAFAGVIYLLWQPRQVYDPGFQLSFVTVGAMALFLHRRPKRHLAREKLEEALWVSWVAFLASTPLVAYHFGGVSLSALPANLLVALPVSVAVISAFLAQILGWILPALGVGILSCVTGPMSGAVLWLVEHLSGPGWYFEVPGFSAYLLPLFYGLLLLTWRQRIVHP, from the coding sequence ATGCCGGTTCACGGATCCGCAACCGTCGTCGGTATTCCGAAAGTAGGCGAATATGGAACCACGGTGAACATGGAGCTAGCAGGTCGCACGTGGCGGGCGACATTGGCCGATTGTCCCACGGTAGGTTTAGGCGACCGTATCGAGGTCGATGGGGTCGGCCTTCCTCTCCGGGAGGGGAGCGAGCGATTCCTCCTTCTCCACGGAGTCACTGGCCGGTTGCAGGTTCGGGAAGCCCACCTCTTGGAGCCGGGTCCCCGGCTGTGGCAGTACGCCGCAAGTTGGCGACACTCCTTCTCGGATCTTACGGCGAAATGGCTTCCCCCAGAATCTGCCGCCCTTACCCAGGCCCTCTGCTTTGACCTGAACGGCGAGCTTGATCCGAAGACGACGGACCGGCTTCGGCAAACCGGCACGATCCATGTCGTTTCGGCGTCCGGTTTGCACGTCTTCCTAATCGCCGCATCACTCATGGGCCTGCTCTCGCTCCTTCCCATTCCTCGGGGCGCCCAGGTTCTCCTGGTCGGGCTCCTGCTGACGATGTATGCTGGCGCCACCGGCCTTAGTCCACCCGTGGTACGAGCGGTGTTGATGTCCATTGTCGGATTATCGGCTTACTTGTTTCGCCGAGAACGGGACGCCCTTTCGGCGCTCGCTTTCGCGGGGGTGATCTATCTGCTCTGGCAGCCGCGGCAGGTTTACGATCCGGGGTTTCAGCTCTCGTTCGTGACGGTCGGCGCGATGGCGCTGTTTCTTCATCGCCGGCCGAAGCGACACCTCGCGCGGGAGAAGCTGGAGGAGGCGCTTTGGGTTTCGTGGGTGGCGTTCCTGGCCAGTACGCCCCTGGTTGCGTATCACTTTGGCGGTGTTTCCTTGTCGGCATTACCGGCAAACCTGCTCGTCGCCCTCCCGGTTTCCGTCGCCGTAATCTCCGCCTTCTTGGCCCAGATCCTTGGCTGGATTCTCCCCGCGCTCGGGGTCGGCATCTTGTCCTGCGTGACCGGACCCATGTCCGGCGCGGTTTTGTGGCTCGTGGAACACCTTTCCGGGCCAGGTTGGTACTTCGAAGTGCCTGGTTTTTCCGCCTATCTGCTCCCCTTGTTCTACGGCCTGCTCCTTCTGACCTGGAGGCAACGAATTGTCCACCCTTAA
- a CDS encoding DUF721 domain-containing protein — translation MRRAAQALPKAIGRDEVLRTARAQKILREWPDVVGEALASRSYPDRYGQGTVWVAVSGSAWAQELRMRKDTILQRLRERAGDPALFLDVRFGVRPLPPAFETEIPPAETGEELPKDTELSIRDIAERRLRQMRDRS, via the coding sequence ATGAGGCGTGCCGCCCAGGCCCTTCCAAAAGCGATCGGACGTGACGAAGTGTTGCGCACCGCCCGGGCGCAAAAGATCCTTCGCGAGTGGCCGGACGTCGTTGGAGAAGCGCTCGCCTCGCGCTCCTATCCCGATCGATATGGACAAGGGACCGTATGGGTTGCCGTATCCGGATCCGCTTGGGCGCAGGAGCTGCGGATGCGGAAAGATACGATCCTCCAACGCCTCCGGGAGCGCGCCGGCGACCCCGCCCTGTTCCTGGATGTGAGGTTCGGCGTTCGTCCGCTGCCACCTGCCTTTGAGACGGAAATCCCCCCCGCGGAAACCGGTGAGGAATTGCCTAAAGACACCGAGCTCTCGATCCGCGACATCGCGGAGCGCCGCCTTCGGCAAATGCGGGACCGATCGTAA
- the recF gene encoding DNA replication/repair protein RecF (All proteins in this family for which functions are known are DNA-binding proteins that assist the filamentation of RecA onto DNA for the initiation of recombination or recombinational repair.): MLEADSIQKAGETRIRELGVAEVILDGFRNYDHLQLSLSPGFNVLAGRNAQGKTNFLEALYLLATTRLLRGQRDAEAVYDGRSRAIVAAEMLEGRSRLAITLERGVRKRASLNGLNLPRAADLIGRLPCVSIGSEDMAIVRGEPTDRRLFLDLELSSLYPGYLRHLTLYKRALEQRNALLRDARENAVPAALYEPWEAQLAEHGAALRVYRRNFVDRLAPTTETTHARMGSGEKIRVAYAAKDETADSNALADALAATRMADVARGGTSCGPHRDDMTVEIEGREGRLYGSQGQQRTSVIAVKIATLEVARQELGVPPLLLLDDILSDLDERRRALLVEVVLENAGQAVLTCTEADSAGARILEQARVFEVVSGTVNPL, translated from the coding sequence ATGCTAGAAGCGGATTCCATACAGAAGGCGGGGGAAACTCGCATCCGCGAGCTTGGGGTCGCCGAGGTGATCCTGGATGGATTTCGGAATTACGACCACTTACAGTTATCCCTTTCTCCGGGCTTCAATGTCTTGGCTGGACGAAATGCCCAGGGAAAGACGAACTTCCTCGAGGCGCTGTACCTCCTCGCTACCACGCGCTTATTGAGAGGGCAGCGAGATGCGGAAGCAGTGTACGACGGGCGATCCCGCGCGATTGTGGCCGCCGAGATGCTCGAAGGACGGTCTCGCCTCGCAATCACGTTGGAGCGAGGGGTTCGAAAGCGAGCCAGCCTCAATGGACTAAATCTCCCGAGAGCGGCCGACCTTATCGGCCGGCTTCCGTGTGTTTCGATCGGATCGGAAGACATGGCGATCGTCCGCGGCGAGCCGACCGACCGTCGCCTCTTCCTTGATCTGGAGCTGAGCAGCCTCTACCCCGGCTACCTCAGGCATTTAACGCTGTACAAACGCGCCTTAGAGCAGCGGAACGCCTTGTTGCGGGATGCCAGAGAGAATGCGGTGCCGGCGGCCCTGTACGAGCCTTGGGAGGCCCAGTTGGCCGAACACGGAGCTGCCTTGCGCGTTTATCGCCGAAACTTCGTCGACCGCCTTGCTCCGACGACCGAGACGACTCATGCTCGGATGGGATCCGGGGAGAAAATCCGCGTCGCATACGCCGCCAAGGACGAAACCGCGGACTCAAACGCCCTTGCCGACGCGCTGGCCGCCACCAGAATGGCCGACGTTGCCCGAGGAGGCACCAGCTGCGGCCCGCACCGGGACGATATGACCGTCGAGATCGAGGGGCGTGAAGGACGCCTGTACGGCTCGCAGGGGCAGCAGCGCACGTCGGTGATCGCAGTGAAGATCGCCACGTTGGAAGTGGCTCGGCAGGAATTGGGAGTTCCCCCTTTATTGCTTCTCGACGACATTCTTTCCGACCTCGACGAGCGCCGTCGCGCGCTTTTGGTCGAAGTCGTCCTGGAAAATGCTGGACAGGCGGTGCTGACCTGCACCGAGGCGGACTCTGCGGGTGCACGCATTTTGGAGCAGGCCCGGGTGTTCGAGGTGGTCTCAGGTACGGTAAATCCGTTATGA
- a CDS encoding RDD family protein has protein sequence MDQDLAILTPEKTILTYRLAGLGSRVGAHVVDLMLCVAGMSGLGIGIGLLLSNIDQGLAVGVVFAVLGAFPFLYFILFEGLWNGQTLGKRFAGIRVRMADGTPITFVAAVGRNLMRPADMIPGPYFLGLIAMFTNPRSQRIGDQIAGTVVCYERRPHAIFAAAPHVVGIHPWEPQIGDLPGMTPQEYDALKRFCDRFPELSTATQNKLIEEVWRPLAERRRVPAIPDVHPLYLAEATVMKYGRQHGLL, from the coding sequence GTGGATCAAGATCTCGCGATTCTGACGCCGGAGAAGACGATCTTGACGTATCGGTTAGCCGGTCTTGGCAGCCGGGTAGGCGCCCACGTGGTGGACCTCATGCTCTGCGTTGCCGGCATGTCCGGGCTCGGAATTGGGATCGGCTTACTGCTTTCCAATATCGACCAAGGTCTGGCCGTCGGCGTTGTCTTCGCGGTTTTGGGGGCGTTTCCGTTCCTATACTTCATCTTATTCGAGGGCTTGTGGAACGGTCAGACCCTGGGGAAGCGATTTGCCGGCATTCGGGTGAGAATGGCGGACGGTACGCCGATCACGTTCGTGGCGGCCGTGGGACGGAACCTGATGCGGCCCGCGGACATGATTCCAGGACCGTATTTCCTCGGTTTGATCGCGATGTTCACCAATCCCCGCTCGCAGCGGATCGGCGATCAGATCGCGGGCACCGTCGTCTGCTACGAGCGGCGGCCCCATGCGATTTTCGCGGCGGCCCCTCACGTCGTCGGAATCCATCCTTGGGAACCCCAAATCGGCGACCTGCCCGGCATGACCCCGCAGGAGTACGACGCGCTCAAGCGGTTCTGCGACCGCTTCCCCGAGCTGTCGACCGCCACCCAGAACAAGCTAATAGAGGAGGTTTGGCGCCCCCTCGCCGAGCGTAGGAGAGTGCCCGCCATCCCCGACGTCCATCCGCTCTACCTTGCCGAGGCGACGGTCATGAAGTACGGCCGCCAGCACGGGTTGCTGTAG
- a CDS encoding DUF58 domain-containing protein encodes MVGIGVPIAAIAAAAGSPMLGLVYDVLLLAVAYVTTRLAPSTEGLRLKRTFDSVLSVRAANKILLTVENDGDEEVSALLRDEAPPTFFASKREFRVLLKPGQAAELVYHLTPPERGADAFRGTYLRVDCPLGLAVKEVKLPTEQPVRVYPNVLALREFDLLKQRGRLKDMGIRRSRARGLGMEFESLREYGEGDDYRKIDWKASARRGKLVVKQYEQERNQCVVICIDIGRHMLSEVNGVRKLDHVLDALLMLTNAAALAGDFVGLLVYADTVRRYIPPRKGRNQVGIVIEAIHDLIAEPVESDSAGAFAYLASRWNRRALLVNFTDYEDEDRARTLVQAFGPMARRHIALLVRVLDPRVNEVLVPLPETLTQMYAQAAATAILEDRRSAGTVVSSSGIHTLDSEPQDLAASLVSYYFLVKERSLL; translated from the coding sequence ATGGTGGGCATTGGAGTCCCGATCGCCGCGATTGCGGCGGCCGCGGGTTCGCCCATGCTGGGCTTGGTCTACGACGTGCTCCTCCTCGCCGTGGCCTACGTCACCACTCGGCTCGCTCCATCGACAGAGGGGTTGCGCCTCAAGCGAACGTTCGATTCCGTGCTCTCGGTTCGCGCTGCCAATAAGATCCTCCTGACGGTCGAGAACGACGGCGACGAAGAAGTTTCGGCCCTTTTGCGGGACGAGGCGCCGCCAACTTTTTTTGCCAGTAAACGAGAGTTTCGAGTGTTGCTGAAGCCGGGCCAAGCGGCGGAGCTCGTCTACCACCTGACCCCGCCCGAGCGGGGCGCGGACGCGTTCCGCGGCACCTATCTCAGAGTCGATTGCCCGCTCGGCCTGGCCGTCAAGGAGGTTAAGCTGCCCACCGAGCAGCCGGTAAGGGTGTACCCAAACGTCCTTGCGCTACGCGAATTCGATCTCCTCAAGCAGAGGGGCCGGCTGAAAGATATGGGGATCCGGCGATCCCGCGCCCGAGGACTCGGCATGGAGTTCGAGTCGCTACGCGAGTACGGCGAGGGGGATGACTACCGGAAAATCGACTGGAAAGCTTCCGCGCGCCGCGGGAAGCTCGTGGTGAAGCAGTACGAGCAAGAGCGAAACCAGTGCGTCGTTATCTGCATCGACATCGGGCGGCATATGCTCAGCGAGGTGAACGGGGTTCGAAAGCTGGATCACGTGCTCGACGCGCTCCTCATGCTGACGAACGCCGCCGCACTTGCAGGCGACTTCGTGGGACTCCTCGTTTACGCCGACACGGTGAGGCGCTACATTCCTCCCCGCAAGGGTCGAAATCAAGTCGGTATCGTGATCGAAGCGATTCACGACCTAATTGCTGAGCCCGTCGAATCGGATTCGGCCGGCGCGTTCGCTTACTTGGCTTCTCGTTGGAACCGCCGCGCATTGCTCGTCAACTTCACGGACTACGAAGACGAGGACCGGGCTCGGACGCTGGTCCAAGCGTTTGGACCGATGGCGCGGAGACACATCGCGTTGCTCGTGCGGGTGCTCGACCCTCGCGTGAACGAGGTGCTCGTTCCGCTTCCGGAGACGCTGACCCAAATGTACGCCCAAGCGGCGGCGACGGCGATACTCGAGGACCGCCGTTCGGCGGGAACCGTCGTTTCGTCTTCGGGAATCCATACTCTCGACAGCGAGCCCCAAGACCTCGCGGCCAGCCTCGTCAGCTACTACTTCCTCGTCAAGGAGCGGAGCCTCCTTTAA
- a CDS encoding lipocalin family protein, with protein MLAVLVVAVLLAGCGSGRSRVVGTWKGQPSNASEGKGLVGAMQGMASALIGESTLEFNEEGKFKQALSIGSETGTYTVSGNEVRLTPDGGQGKSMTLVLDGDTLRVKKEFASDPDIVFVRQSNAQP; from the coding sequence GTGCTTGCGGTATTAGTGGTTGCGGTGCTCCTGGCTGGTTGTGGCAGCGGTCGTAGCCGGGTGGTTGGGACTTGGAAGGGCCAGCCGTCCAACGCCTCGGAAGGAAAAGGGCTCGTAGGCGCCATGCAGGGCATGGCTTCCGCGCTCATCGGGGAATCGACCCTCGAGTTCAACGAGGAAGGAAAGTTCAAGCAGGCGCTTTCGATCGGTTCCGAGACCGGCACTTATACCGTGAGCGGTAACGAGGTGCGGCTTACGCCCGACGGAGGACAGGGCAAGAGCATGACGCTCGTCCTGGACGGCGATACCTTGCGAGTTAAGAAAGAATTCGCCTCCGATCCCGACATCGTATTTGTGCGCCAGTCCAATGCTCAGCCATAA
- a CDS encoding DUF2314 domain-containing protein — translation MADLPPPIHVSRRKSNWGLVVLATIAGLILLIVASKMLTPSRVVRVAHGNKPLQDASRKAQAELPTFIDALKHRTDGQRFFVRGNFKTTGGPEYLWVKDVAFDGTDFHGTLDESPMLYRKAKRGDPVTMKRNEVYDWAIKEGSSVKGAYTTKIVGSGG, via the coding sequence ATGGCTGACCTGCCACCCCCGATTCACGTTTCTCGCCGCAAATCAAATTGGGGACTGGTCGTGTTGGCGACCATTGCCGGGCTTATCTTGCTGATCGTAGCGAGCAAGATGTTGACGCCCAGCCGTGTGGTCCGGGTTGCCCACGGCAACAAGCCCCTGCAGGACGCTAGCCGCAAAGCCCAGGCCGAGTTGCCAACGTTCATCGACGCGCTCAAGCATAGAACGGACGGCCAGAGGTTTTTCGTGCGGGGAAACTTCAAGACGACGGGAGGTCCCGAATATCTATGGGTGAAGGACGTCGCCTTCGATGGAACCGATTTTCACGGAACCCTCGACGAGAGCCCGATGCTCTATCGGAAGGCAAAAAGAGGGGACCCCGTCACGATGAAACGGAACGAGGTCTACGATTGGGCGATAAAGGAAGGTTCTTCCGTTAAAGGCGCCTATACGACCAAGATTGTCGGCTCCGGCGGCTAG
- a CDS encoding serine hydrolase domain-containing protein, whose amino-acid sequence MLLYAPLLLRFAAYAFAPPTEAEIDQFLAKAQTKVNAPGMSVAIVRNGKLAYAKGFGFADVEGKVPASGQTVYRLGSVTKQFTATVIMQLVQERKLALDDPIRRHIPDLPAAWEKITVRNLLNHTSGIYNYTGLPHMMDKMVLRHTEPRGIVKTVEDRPLEFEPGSRWDYSNTGYEVLGLIAEKVDGQPLGESLKKRIFRPLGMGSTYFTLDGKIARRHAKGYTVRNGKLADADPIDMSWPYAAGSMESTVVDLAKWDAALYGDKILPQAALKQMWTETVLSTGNKTGYGFGWALGEVNGAPIIEHGGGIPGFTTDIRRAPSHGLTVIVLTNSDNGDPGGVAGRLMGFLDPELTLAAAAGIPDNDPATTALARSTFESVLSGNLDRSKLSPQMAKLLTPEFLAGAKAQLNAAGPLIAFTLLAATDEPGLKHRTYAVTLGETTLKFQFDLSADGIIQGMSLHG is encoded by the coding sequence ATGCTTCTGTACGCTCCGCTCCTCCTAAGGTTCGCCGCCTACGCCTTCGCCCCTCCCACCGAGGCGGAGATCGACCAATTTCTGGCCAAGGCTCAGACCAAAGTGAATGCGCCGGGGATGTCGGTCGCGATCGTCCGAAACGGAAAGCTGGCGTACGCCAAAGGGTTCGGTTTCGCCGACGTTGAGGGAAAGGTTCCCGCCAGCGGCCAGACCGTCTATCGACTTGGCAGCGTCACCAAGCAGTTCACCGCGACGGTGATTATGCAGCTCGTTCAGGAGCGTAAGCTGGCGCTCGACGACCCGATTCGCCGGCACATTCCGGATCTGCCCGCCGCCTGGGAGAAGATCACCGTTCGAAACCTCCTCAATCACACGAGCGGAATTTACAACTACACCGGGTTGCCGCACATGATGGACAAGATGGTCCTCCGCCACACCGAGCCGCGAGGGATCGTGAAGACGGTCGAGGATCGTCCGCTGGAGTTCGAACCGGGAAGCCGGTGGGATTACAGCAACACCGGCTACGAGGTCCTGGGCCTCATTGCGGAGAAAGTTGATGGGCAGCCGCTCGGTGAGTCGCTGAAAAAGCGCATCTTTCGGCCGTTAGGGATGGGAAGCACCTACTTCACCCTCGACGGCAAAATCGCCCGGCGACACGCGAAGGGTTACACGGTTCGGAACGGCAAACTGGCGGACGCCGATCCGATCGATATGAGTTGGCCGTATGCGGCCGGATCGATGGAGAGCACCGTCGTGGATCTGGCGAAGTGGGACGCAGCCCTGTACGGAGACAAGATCCTGCCCCAAGCCGCCCTGAAACAGATGTGGACGGAGACTGTCCTTTCGACCGGCAACAAAACCGGCTACGGCTTCGGGTGGGCCTTGGGCGAAGTGAACGGCGCACCGATTATCGAACACGGAGGAGGAATCCCCGGTTTTACAACCGATATTCGCCGGGCACCTTCCCATGGGCTCACCGTCATCGTGCTTACAAATTCCGACAACGGAGATCCGGGCGGCGTCGCCGGGAGGCTGATGGGCTTTCTGGACCCGGAGCTGACTTTAGCCGCCGCGGCCGGTATCCCGGACAACGATCCGGCAACGACGGCGCTGGCGAGGAGCACGTTTGAAAGCGTGTTGAGCGGCAATCTCGACCGCTCGAAACTGTCTCCGCAGATGGCGAAGCTTCTGACTCCCGAGTTCTTGGCCGGCGCCAAAGCGCAACTTAACGCCGCCGGGCCGCTCATTGCCTTTACCTTGCTCGCCGCCACCGACGAACCGGGACTCAAGCATCGAACCTACGCAGTGACGCTCGGCGAGACCACGTTGAAGTTTCAGTTCGACCTGAGCGCGGACGGCATTATCCAGGGGATGTCGCTCCACGGCTAG
- a CDS encoding prepilin-type N-terminal cleavage/methylation domain-containing protein gives MIRSQKGFTLIELLVVIAIIAILAAILFPVFAQAKAAAKSAASLSNVKQEGLGIIMYSGDADDKIVEATNWDTGSDPLCFSSGCFSTWAYLVNPYVKNGDILQDPLGPPTVTSYNSRVVTMTSFPGYGFNYVWLTPWNGTLQQAISMTAAAKPAETIMLANRGSRSDGDGYYWGFGFDAKTDSPLLESTVEVPDCYTIPQYCADNWGKGGFSSGVKAGNTLAGDGTGGVAHRNADTTPVVWLDGHATKSKISFLASGTNWTPTTDHGSVTTTDASKYLWDTN, from the coding sequence ATGATTCGTAGCCAAAAGGGTTTCACCCTTATCGAACTTCTAGTCGTCATCGCGATTATCGCGATCCTTGCCGCTATCCTGTTCCCCGTCTTCGCCCAGGCCAAGGCCGCCGCGAAGTCCGCTGCTAGCCTTAGCAACGTGAAGCAGGAAGGCCTCGGCATCATCATGTACTCCGGTGACGCCGACGACAAGATCGTCGAAGCCACCAACTGGGATACCGGAAGCGACCCCCTGTGCTTCTCCAGCGGCTGCTTCTCCACGTGGGCTTACCTCGTAAACCCGTACGTTAAGAACGGCGACATCCTCCAGGATCCGCTCGGCCCTCCCACGGTGACTTCCTACAACTCCCGCGTGGTCACCATGACCAGCTTCCCGGGCTATGGCTTCAACTACGTTTGGCTTACGCCTTGGAACGGAACGCTTCAGCAGGCCATTTCGATGACCGCTGCGGCTAAGCCGGCCGAGACGATCATGCTCGCCAACCGCGGTTCGCGATCCGACGGCGACGGTTACTATTGGGGCTTCGGCTTCGATGCGAAGACCGACTCCCCGCTGCTCGAGTCGACGGTTGAAGTTCCGGACTGCTACACCATTCCGCAGTACTGCGCGGACAACTGGGGTAAGGGCGGCTTCTCTTCCGGCGTAAAGGCTGGCAACACCCTCGCCGGCGACGGAACGGGCGGCGTCGCTCACCGAAATGCCGATACGACCCCGGTCGTTTGGCTCGACGGCCACGCAACCAAGTCCAAGATCAGCTTCCTCGCTTCCGGTACCAACTGGACGCCGACGACCGATCACGGCAGCGTAACCACGACTGACGCCTCCAAGTATCTATGGGACACCAACTAA